One region of Malania oleifera isolate guangnan ecotype guangnan chromosome 6, ASM2987363v1, whole genome shotgun sequence genomic DNA includes:
- the LOC131158682 gene encoding uncharacterized mitochondrial protein AtMg00860-like → MAMSLLEEQRTDSSGMSWGRFKEVFFERYFPASIRDAKAAFLDHIVSGGGISVDPGKIEAVIDSVKLKSVQEVQSFLGLAGYYQRFVEGFSRLSGLLTRLTRKDVRFDWTAEGKQSF, encoded by the exons ATGGCTATGAGTCTGCTTGAGGAGCAgagaactgattcatcagggatGTCGTGGGgccgttttaaggaggtattctttgagagatacttcccggcctccATCCGTGATGCAAAG GCTGCATTCCTAGACCATATTGTGTcgggaggtggtatctcagttgatcctggtaagattgaagcagtgatTGACTCGGTGAAACTGAAGAGTGTGCAGGAagttcagagtttcctaggactagctGGGTACTACCAACGGTTCGTAGAGGGATTCTCTAGATTGTCTGGCTTATTGACACGGTTAACAAGGAAagatgtgagatttgattggactgcTGAGGGcaagcagagtttctag